The sequence TGGACCGGGAGACGAGCGGGGTGGTGCTGATCGCGAAGCACCGGGACGCGGCGCGGGATCTTTCCCGGATCTTCGAGCGCCGGGAGGCGCGGAAGGAGTATCTGGCGATCGTCCACGGCTGGCCGGCCTTCGATACCTGGACGAACGATTCGCCGATCCTGCGGGCGGGCGAGGTCCAGGAGTCTCCGATCTGGCTGCGGCAGATGGTGCACCCGGAGGGACGCGAGTGTGAGACCGGATTTTGGGTGGAACGGCGGTTCGAACGGAACGGCCGCCCCTTCGCGGTGGTGCGGTGTTTTCCGAAAACCGGGCGGATGCACCAGATCCGGGTGCATCTCCAGCACTCCGGCCACCCGATCGTGGGCGACAAGCTCTACTCGGGCGAGGGCGCGGAGTATTTGGAATGGACGCGCACCGGCTGGACCCCGGCGCTGCAGGAAAAGCTGCTGCTCCAGCGCCACGCGCTGCATGCGGCGCTGCTGGGCGTGCCGTGGGGAGGCCACGAGGTGACGTGGCAGTCCGGGCTGGCGGCGGATCTGGCGGAGTTCGCGGCCGGGTGAGGTCACCGGCCGCGGGTGGCCGCGGATCCGGTCAGTTTTCGATCACGCAGCGGAAGCCGTTGTCGAAATCGTAGAGGGGGCTGGTGACGATGGCGCGCTGGTTGACATAGACTTTGTCATTGTCCGCCCAGGAGCCGCCGCGGAGGGCTCTGGACTCGCACCATTCCCACACGTTGCCACCTAGGTTGTGGAGGCCCAGGCCGTTGGTGGTGCCGCTGTCCACGGGGGCGGTGTAGAGATAGGGGTCCTTGAAGCCGGTGATGAGGCCCTTGGTCCCCTTGCCGGCGTTCGATTTCCACAGATCCTTGAGGTGGGCGAGATCGGCCGGGGAGGCATCCCGCCATTCCTGGCCACAGTAGTTGTAGAGGCCGCTGGCGGTGGCGGGGGGCCACTCCTCGCCCCACGGATAGGTGCTACCGCCTGCGGCGGCATTCCATTCCGCGGAGGTGGGAAGCCGGTATTTACGCCCTTCCTTGGCGGACATCCAATCGCACCACGCCTTGGCGTCGTCCCACTTCAGATTGGCAGCGGGGTGGTTATAGCCCTGATTGTAGAAGGGGGCGGGATAGCCGCGGCCCGCGAGCTGGTATTGCGCCACGCTGGTTTCCGTCGTGCACATCAGGACCTTCGTTCCCGGCACGGGCACGAATTTCATGCCGATCGAGTTCACGAAGGGAGAGGCCACGGATGCGGTGGAGGGATTTCCGGAACCACTGCCGGAGGAGGTCGGCGCGCACTGGGTCAGCAGCCCGAAGGCGGAGCAGGCCGCCACGGAGGCCAGCCGGGTGAGGATGGGTTGTGTTTTCATGGTCGGACGAGGAGGCGGGAGAAATGTTAGTGGACCAGCACACAGCGGAAGCCAGTGGTGGTGCTGTGGGCGAGGCTTTTGACCGGCCAATCGGAGCTGCCCAGCGAGCCGCGTTCGTGGTTGCGGATCGCGTAGGCATTCGCGCTCTTCCAGTTGCTGCCGCGGGTCACCCGCAGGCCGGTCATCTTGTCCACCCAGCCATCGCAGACTTCCGAGACATTGCCGACCATGTCATGGAGGCCCGCGGCGTTGGGGGCATAGCTGCCTACGGGGGCTGTGAACTTATGGTGGTCGGTATACCCGCCGATGGCCGCGAAGCTTTTCGAAGTCATCGCGTCCCGGATCGTGGCGAGTTGCTGCTGATCGTAGAAGGAGTGGCTGTTCGGAACGTTCTTGCTGAATTCGGTCTTGAGTTGAGTCCGTTCGGATTCGGAGCTGCCTTTGAGTTCTTGCCCAGCCAGGTTGCCAACATTGCTCGCTGGCGGCCAGGAACCGGGGGACTTGCCCGCGGCGGCCAGCCATTCCGTTTCGGTAGGCAGGCGGTAGGTATGCCCGTCCTTCCGGCTCAGCCATTCGCAGAACTTCACGGCGTCGCCCGCGGTCATGTTCACGACGGGGTGGTTGCCGCCCTGGGGATATTCGGAGCCTTGGAAGGGGAGCCCGGATTGCTGATACTGGGCCACGGTGGTTTCGGTCGTACACATCAGGATGTTCGTGCCTGGAACAGGGACGAACTTCATGCCGAGCGAGTTGGTGTAGGGGCTTTCCTTCGTTACGGATTGGAGGTTGGCACCGCTGGTGCCGCCGCCCGTGGAAACCGGGGTGGTCGCGCACTGGGTGAGAAGGCAAACGGCGGAACACGCGAGGACACGGGCGAAAAGCGATGGGATGGAGGGAGGAGTGGCTTTCATGGGGAGAGGTGGTGGGGAAAAATGATCTAAGAGAATGGGCGAATGGCAGGCACGGGGGCGGTTGTGGAAACGGCTCACCGTTCCACCACCAGACGGAGACCTGCCTGGGATTGCCCGGAGGTAGGATAGTAGGTCTCCAGCTCGCGCTTGTCGTCACCCGCGCTGTTGTTGCTGCCTCCACGGGTCATGGGACCATCACCGACCCATTCCGCCACGTTGCCGAAGAGGTCATGGATGCCGAGGGCGTTGGCCGGGTAGCTCCCAACCGCGGCACGGGTGGGGTTTCCGTCCTGGAACCCCTTGATAATCGGAAGCTTTTGAACGCCATTGCCTCTCAGATAACTTTTCATGTCATCGGTTTTACGTTCCTCCCCGGAGTAGTTGGCGAAGTTCGAGGGCGGCGGCCAAGCGGAACCCCATGGGTAGGGCGTGGAGGCTCCCACCGCGGCGGCGCTCCATTCGGCATTGGTTGGCAGGCGGTAGCGTCGGCCTTCTTTGAGGGACAATTGTTCGCACCATTTTTTGGCTTCATTCCATCCGGTGTCCCATTGGGGGTGATTCCCACTGTTGCCCCAGGAATCCAGAGGGGGCGCTCCACCTCCGGCTACCCATTGTTGCTCGGTCGTCTCCGTGGTGCACATCAGGATATTGGTGCCAGGAACGGGCACGAACTTCATGCCCAGCGAGTTCACGAAGGGGGACGAGGCGGTGGCCGCCGCCGTGGTCCCGCCACCGCCAGACGAAACCGGGGTGGGAGCGCAGTGGGTGAGGAGGCATACGGCGGAACACGCGGCGGCGCGTGCCATGAAGGAAAGGACGGGGGCAGATTTCATGAGCAGGGGGCAGGATAAAGGATTGTTAGATCTCCTTCATATCCTGCCGATCCGCCTGTCTTCAATCTGGAAATGGCGCTCCCGCCCGCTTGTCGGGGCACGGGAGGTTCGTCGCCTGATCAGGTGTCGATGAAGAAGTCGTCCTTGG comes from Luteolibacter sp. LG18 and encodes:
- a CDS encoding RNA pseudouridine synthase; the encoded protein is MGVHAIADFQVLGESDDWIVVDKPAPLIVHPANGKIEPNLLGGVETLLMFEMENGAALSIITRLDRETSGVVLIAKHRDAARDLSRIFERREARKEYLAIVHGWPAFDTWTNDSPILRAGEVQESPIWLRQMVHPEGRECETGFWVERRFERNGRPFAVVRCFPKTGRMHQIRVHLQHSGHPIVGDKLYSGEGAEYLEWTRTGWTPALQEKLLLQRHALHAALLGVPWGGHEVTWQSGLAADLAEFAAG
- a CDS encoding SUMF1/EgtB/PvdO family nonheme iron enzyme; this translates as MKTQPILTRLASVAACSAFGLLTQCAPTSSGSGSGNPSTASVASPFVNSIGMKFVPVPGTKVLMCTTETSVAQYQLAGRGYPAPFYNQGYNHPAANLKWDDAKAWCDWMSAKEGRKYRLPTSAEWNAAAGGSTYPWGEEWPPATASGLYNYCGQEWRDASPADLAHLKDLWKSNAGKGTKGLITGFKDPYLYTAPVDSGTTNGLGLHNLGGNVWEWCESRALRGGSWADNDKVYVNQRAIVTSPLYDFDNGFRCVIEN
- a CDS encoding SUMF1/EgtB/PvdO family nonheme iron enzyme — protein: MKATPPSIPSLFARVLACSAVCLLTQCATTPVSTGGGTSGANLQSVTKESPYTNSLGMKFVPVPGTNILMCTTETTVAQYQQSGLPFQGSEYPQGGNHPVVNMTAGDAVKFCEWLSRKDGHTYRLPTETEWLAAAGKSPGSWPPASNVGNLAGQELKGSSESERTQLKTEFSKNVPNSHSFYDQQQLATIRDAMTSKSFAAIGGYTDHHKFTAPVGSYAPNAAGLHDMVGNVSEVCDGWVDKMTGLRVTRGSNWKSANAYAIRNHERGSLGSSDWPVKSLAHSTTTGFRCVLVH
- a CDS encoding SUMF1/EgtB/PvdO family nonheme iron enzyme; the encoded protein is MKSAPVLSFMARAAACSAVCLLTHCAPTPVSSGGGGTTAAATASSPFVNSLGMKFVPVPGTNILMCTTETTEQQWVAGGGAPPLDSWGNSGNHPQWDTGWNEAKKWCEQLSLKEGRRYRLPTNAEWSAAAVGASTPYPWGSAWPPPSNFANYSGEERKTDDMKSYLRGNGVQKLPIIKGFQDGNPTRAAVGSYPANALGIHDLFGNVAEWVGDGPMTRGGSNNSAGDDKRELETYYPTSGQSQAGLRLVVER